The nucleotide window TCTGCCTTTGATCTGGCCTTTGATCTGGCTTTTGATCTGGCTTTTGATCTTCGCGACTTCAGGAGGCCGAACGCAGGCCTTGCGAAGGGAGGTGACGGGCATGGATGCCCGTCAAGCGCTGGGCCCCAGGATGGGGCCTGCAGCGCGGTCCTCCCGGGAGCGAGGCCGGAGTGAGGGAACCCCGGAGCGTAGCGCAGGGGCCGGATGATCGGAGCGCAGCGTTTTTTGGTTACTTTTTGCCGCGTTTGGCAAAAAGTGACTCGCCGTAAGGGCGAAAAGGTGAGTCAGCGTCGGCATCGCAAACGGACTGTTCGCTGCACCAAAACAGTCATATCCGCTTTTCGCTTCGTGCGATGTGGGCCTTAACACAGTGTAGACATTCGTTCGCGCAGGTGGCGCAAGTCACCTTTCCGCCCTTCCGGCGGGTTACTTTGGTCTTGGCCAAAGTAACCAAAGCCGTCCGCTCCCATCATCCGGCCCCTGCGCTGCGCTCCGGGGTCCCCTCGCTCCGGGCTTGCTCCCGGGAGGACCGCGCTGCAGGCCCCATCCTGGGGCCCAGCGCTTGACGGGCATCCATGCCCGTCACCTCCCTCCGCAAGCCCTGCGCTCGGCCTCCTGAAGTCGCAATCTGCGTCGCCTGAGCTATCGCGCGCTTAGAAGCAAGAGCAAGAGCAAGAGCCGGAGCCGGAGCCGGAGCCGGAGCCCTGGGCATTGTGGCAAGCCTGGGGCGAACCCTGCGCGCGCTGCGCGGTCTGCATGTGCTAAGCATATGCTTCATACCTTCGCAGGTGGGTTTTGCCCCCGCGCTTGTGTCATCATGCTCCGACCGCCGGTGAGTCCTCCTATAAGCCTTTCTATGAACAAACCATACGCATTGCTGCTTGCCTTCGCCCTGCTCCAGGGCTGCCAGAGCCTGGCCCCGCAAAAGGCCGAGCCTCCCGTCGCCGAAGCCGGCAAGGGCGAGGCGGAAAAGCCCGTGGTGTATGGCTCGTTCAAGCAGGACACGCTGTATAGCCTGCTGGTCGCGGAGCTGGCCGGCCAGCGCAACCGCTTCGACATTGCCCTGGCCAACTACACCGACCAGGCAGCAAAAACCCAGGACCCCGCGGTTTCCGAGCGCGCCTACCGCATCGCCGAATACCTCGGCGCCGACGAGCCGTCACTGGATAACGCACTGGTCTGGGCCCGCAACGACCCGCAGAACCTCGACGCCCAGCGCGCCGCCGCCATCCAGCTGGCCCGCGCCGGCCGCTATGACGACTCCATGGCCTACATGGAAAAGGTACTGCAGGGCCAGGGCGACACCCACTTCGACTTCCTCGCCCTGTCCGCCGCCGAAACCGACCAGAGCACCCGCGACGGCCTGCTGCAAAGCTTCGAGCGCCTGCTGGTGAAATACCCGGACAACGGCCAGCTGGTGTTCGGCAAGGCCCTGCTGCTGAACCAGGACGGCAAGGCCGAAGAGGCGCTGGAGCTGCTCGAATCGCACCCCGCGCACAACGGCGAAATTGCCCCGATCCTGCTGCGCGCCCGCCTGTTGCAAGCCCTGGACCGCGGCTCCGAGGCACTGCCCCTGCTGCGCGGTGCAATTCGCGACAACCCGGATGACAAGCGCCTGCGCCTGACCTACGCCCGCACCCTGGTCGAGCAGGACCGCATCGCTGATGCCAAGGGCGAGTTCCTCAGCCTGGTCCAGCAATACCCGGACGATGACGAACTGCGCTATTCCCTGGCCCTGGTGTGCCTGGAGAACAAAGACTGGGATGAAGCCGAAGGCTACCTGCAGGAACTGGTCGAGCGTGACAGCAACGTCGACGCCGCGCACCTGAACCTGGGCCGCATCCGCGAGGAACGCCACGACCCCGCTGGCGCCCTGCGCGAATATGCCCTGGTCGGCCCTGGCCCCGACTACCTGCCGGCGCAGCTGCGCCAGGCCGACATCCTGATTGCCAACGGCCGCGGCACCGAGGCCTCGCGCCTGCTCGCCGAGGCCCGCGAAGCCCAGCCGGACTATGCCATCCAGCTGTTCCTGATCGAATCGGAAAGCTACAGCAACAACAACAAGGACGCCCAGGCCAGCCAGGTATTGCAACAAGCCATCCAGCGCTACCCCGACGACCTCAACCTGCTGTACACCCGCGCCATGCTGGCCGAAAAACGCGACGACATGGTGCAGCTGGAAAAAGACCTGCGCGCCATCATCGCCCGTGAACCGGAAAACGCCATGGCGTTGAACGCCCTGGGCTACACACTGGCAGACCGCACCACGCGCTACGCCGAAGCCAAGGCGCTGATCGACAAGGCCCACCAGTTGACCCCGGACGACCCGGCGGTGCTCGACAGCCTGGGCTGGGTCAACTACCGCCTGGGCAACCTCGACGAGGCTGAAACCTACCTGCGCCAAGCCTTTGCCAACTTCCCCGACCACGAAGTGGCCGCCCACCTGGGCGAAGTGCTGTGGGCCAACGGCAAGCGCCGCGAAGCCCGCCAGGTATGGGCCAAGGGCTTCGAAGCCCAGGCCGACAGCCCCATCCTGCGCAAGACCCTCCTGCGCCTGACCGGATCCGAGACCCTTTAACGCCATGTTTTTGCGCCATTGCATCACCTTCACCCTGATCGCCCTGCTGGCCGGCTGTGCCGGCTT belongs to Pseudomonas putida NBRC 14164 and includes:
- a CDS encoding tetratricopeptide repeat protein, whose protein sequence is MNKPYALLLAFALLQGCQSLAPQKAEPPVAEAGKGEAEKPVVYGSFKQDTLYSLLVAELAGQRNRFDIALANYTDQAAKTQDPAVSERAYRIAEYLGADEPSLDNALVWARNDPQNLDAQRAAAIQLARAGRYDDSMAYMEKVLQGQGDTHFDFLALSAAETDQSTRDGLLQSFERLLVKYPDNGQLVFGKALLLNQDGKAEEALELLESHPAHNGEIAPILLRARLLQALDRGSEALPLLRGAIRDNPDDKRLRLTYARTLVEQDRIADAKGEFLSLVQQYPDDDELRYSLALVCLENKDWDEAEGYLQELVERDSNVDAAHLNLGRIREERHDPAGALREYALVGPGPDYLPAQLRQADILIANGRGTEASRLLAEAREAQPDYAIQLFLIESESYSNNNKDAQASQVLQQAIQRYPDDLNLLYTRAMLAEKRDDMVQLEKDLRAIIAREPENAMALNALGYTLADRTTRYAEAKALIDKAHQLTPDDPAVLDSLGWVNYRLGNLDEAETYLRQAFANFPDHEVAAHLGEVLWANGKRREARQVWAKGFEAQADSPILRKTLLRLTGSETL